Genomic window (Tardiphaga sp. vice304):
GAGAAATTCGTGGTGGTGCAACACGACGTCGAGCATCTCGCGCGGAAAACTGCCCTGCGCGATCAGCGCCTCGAAACCCTGCCGCGGATGCTTGCGAATTTCGCCCATCTCGGCATCGGTCAGTTTGCCCGGCTTGTCGAGAATCGCCACCGGCGTGAACGCCTTGCCGACGTCGTGCACCAGGGCTGCGCGGGTCAGCCGGCGCTGGTCTTCATCGCGCAGGCCGAGATGCTGGGCGAAAGCCACCGCAAAGCCGGTCACGAACAGGCAGTGCCGGTAGCTGTTGTTGTGATGGCGACCGACGGTGGCCAGCCAGTCGCGCAGAGACGAGCGCTTGATGGCCTTCAGGATGACGTTTTCCGCCTGCATCACGTCGTTGAACGTCAACGGTTCGCCCGCCGGCAGCTTCTCGAAAATCTTCACCATCACCGCGTGCGCCGCCTCGACGCCGCGCGTCAGCGCCTTGCCGCTGGCGGAGAAGTCCTCGTCATACGGATCCGGGAAGGCGGCGCGGATTCGTTGCAGCACGCCCCTGGCATCGAACGGCCGCGCGATGGTGTCGGTGGCGCCCAGCGCCC
Coding sequences:
- a CDS encoding HD-GYP domain-containing protein, whose protein sequence is MTATALSSSPRRQLLLASDRSDRSFELAEILNRVGEVEIIATSEIPETPGEASGIIVDINLRSAETVQRVRNKLRASAYEGVPRLFVLADSLHHGAMQAWALGATDTIARPFDARGVLQRIRAAFPDPYDEDFSASGKALTRGVEAAHAVMVKIFEKLPAGEPLTFNDVMQAENVILKAIKRSSLRDWLATVGRHHNNSYRHCLFVTGFAVAFAQHLGLRDEDQRRLTRAALVHDVGKAFTPVAILDKPGKLTDAEMGEIRKHPRQGFEALIAQGSFPREMLDVVLHHHEFLDGTGYPDGLKGDEISDIVRLMSIVDIHAALVERRAYRMPFTHAKAFEMMEQMGDKLDQQLLQAFRPVALGSY